Proteins encoded within one genomic window of Halocatena marina:
- a CDS encoding aldo/keto reductase: METVSLGQTGTAVSAVSLGTWRFGHETDAGTFEIDRESAHALLDAYADHGGNFIDTADMYGKGKSERWIGEWLSERDREEFVIASKVYWSTREDDPNGHGLGRKHLRRQIDRILDRLGTDYLDLLYTHRFDDRTPPEEFMHTLNGFVRDGSVNYLGTSTFEPRAWEVVRANEFADKHNYEPFTVAQPRYNLIDREIEAEYLAMCESYDIGCCPWSPLAGGFLTGKYRHEERIPDGTRGSESDQFTDRYLTPENYDTLRVVREIADEIDATPAQVSLAWLIAHPQVTAPIVGARTTEQLAENISAVDISLTQSQFDRLSEAKATPSLV; this comes from the coding sequence GCCGTGAGTGCCGTCTCGCTTGGTACGTGGCGCTTCGGACACGAAACTGACGCGGGGACGTTCGAAATCGACCGTGAAAGTGCTCACGCACTGCTCGATGCGTACGCGGATCACGGTGGCAATTTCATCGACACCGCCGATATGTACGGCAAGGGAAAGAGTGAACGATGGATCGGCGAGTGGCTCTCAGAGCGCGACCGTGAGGAGTTCGTCATCGCCTCGAAGGTGTACTGGTCGACACGCGAGGACGATCCGAATGGGCACGGACTCGGTCGGAAGCATCTCCGCCGGCAGATCGATCGAATCCTCGATCGGCTCGGCACGGACTACCTCGATCTCCTCTATACACACCGGTTCGACGATCGAACGCCTCCCGAGGAGTTCATGCACACACTCAACGGATTCGTTCGTGACGGATCTGTAAACTACCTCGGCACGTCTACCTTTGAGCCTCGAGCGTGGGAAGTCGTGCGAGCGAACGAATTCGCCGATAAGCACAACTACGAGCCGTTCACAGTTGCACAGCCTCGCTACAACCTCATCGACCGTGAGATCGAGGCTGAGTACCTCGCTATGTGCGAAAGCTACGACATCGGGTGTTGTCCGTGGAGTCCGCTGGCCGGTGGATTTCTCACGGGAAAATACCGGCACGAAGAACGTATTCCGGACGGAACGCGCGGTTCGGAGTCGGATCAGTTCACCGACCGCTACCTCACTCCTGAAAACTACGATACGCTACGCGTGGTCCGTGAGATCGCAGACGAAATCGATGCGACACCGGCGCAGGTGTCGCTTGCGTGGCTGATCGCTCATCCACAAGTGACTGCACCAATCGTCGGTGCACGAACGACAGAGCAACTCGCCGAAAACATCTCGGCTGTAGATATTTCACTCACTCAGAGCCAGTTCGACCGGCTCTCCGAAGCAAAAGCGACGCCGTCACTAGTGTGA
- a CDS encoding FAD-binding oxidoreductase: protein MRVAVLGAGAVGVTAALELASQDVDVTVYEQGTIESGSSGRAAGVCYDAYAGRIDARIGDRALARFQEFSGMNGFDFTLCPYVWLARENDEKRAAAIREQVPRMRANGRDVSLIDSETLAERYPALNVDSVAVAAIARNAGHTDPASYVRAVADHAVETGATILTNTPATLRAQSETTSNANTEIETPDGHESFDAVLVATGAHTKHVLAAADIPIPLKPYRVQALTTEPIAIDVPMLFDATGGYYLRPHGDGLLVGDGTEPIERDPDGWKREADEWFLEAIETHLETAVGRTFARDRAWAGLCTATPDGDPLLGEIAPNVFVAAGWQGHGFMRAPALGEMIAEQIVDGDGIEAFDPKRFDGDETFEIREGMDIG, encoded by the coding sequence ATGAGGGTCGCTGTTCTCGGTGCGGGTGCAGTTGGTGTCACTGCTGCGCTCGAACTCGCTTCACAGGATGTTGACGTTACCGTCTACGAACAGGGGACGATCGAGAGCGGAAGTAGCGGACGCGCGGCAGGCGTCTGTTACGATGCGTATGCAGGACGTATCGATGCTCGAATCGGGGATCGAGCGCTGGCCCGGTTTCAGGAATTCTCTGGGATGAATGGGTTCGATTTTACTCTATGCCCCTACGTTTGGCTCGCGCGTGAGAATGATGAAAAACGAGCGGCCGCCATCCGCGAACAGGTCCCCCGGATGCGGGCCAATGGCCGGGACGTCTCTCTCATCGACAGTGAGACACTCGCAGAACGGTATCCGGCCCTCAACGTCGACAGCGTAGCCGTTGCTGCGATTGCCAGAAACGCGGGACACACGGACCCTGCGAGCTACGTCCGTGCGGTCGCCGACCACGCAGTCGAGACGGGAGCAACGATCCTGACCAACACACCGGCGACGCTTCGGGCACAATCAGAAACGACCTCGAACGCAAACACGGAAATCGAGACTCCGGATGGACACGAATCGTTCGACGCTGTCCTCGTCGCTACCGGCGCGCACACCAAACACGTACTCGCAGCCGCTGACATCCCGATTCCGCTCAAACCGTACCGCGTTCAGGCGCTCACAACCGAGCCGATAGCTATCGACGTGCCAATGCTGTTCGATGCTACTGGTGGCTATTATCTCCGACCGCACGGTGATGGACTGCTCGTCGGAGACGGGACCGAACCGATCGAGCGTGACCCCGACGGCTGGAAACGTGAGGCCGACGAATGGTTTCTCGAAGCAATCGAAACGCATCTGGAGACAGCAGTTGGAAGGACGTTCGCTCGTGATCGAGCGTGGGCCGGTCTCTGCACCGCAACGCCCGACGGTGACCCACTCCTCGGAGAAATTGCACCGAACGTGTTTGTCGCCGCCGGCTGGCAGGGGCATGGTTTCATGCGCGCGCCCGCGTTAGGTGAAATGATTGCAGAGCAGATCGTGGACGGCGACGGTATCGAGGCGTTCGACCCGAAGCGCTTCGATGGCGACGAGACGTTCGAAATCAGAGAAGGGATGGATATCGGCTGA
- a CDS encoding DUF308 domain-containing protein — MSDGSDEQESGEPSDSGAETGTPDTKEVEEPSVETLREQVEEKYDFDNFGPDDMARMTPEEWDAAFDIETWITGTELLDRVEADVKQRVADREVFARLERLSNPERLIAYSDEGYAVVYKDGSVAGEGTVLRDVKPSVALCSMDEYDPPEMPEGTVLPRPSEVPEGTGTLGHRVIQVVGAVLVLMGLFLLIGGMVGLTGEAGVVGIFTGFIFIGIGIVLFVLVANARLSDRFRSEEYRDRLRAVGLSDADSDTGSNADERPAILEDLDDFTKRDDVDDSNDTPS; from the coding sequence ATGAGTGATGGCTCCGACGAACAGGAAAGCGGAGAGCCTTCCGATTCGGGGGCTGAAACAGGGACTCCCGACACGAAAGAGGTAGAGGAGCCTTCTGTGGAAACGCTACGGGAACAGGTGGAAGAGAAGTACGACTTCGATAATTTCGGGCCGGATGACATGGCCCGTATGACGCCGGAAGAGTGGGATGCGGCGTTCGATATCGAGACGTGGATCACGGGGACCGAGCTGCTCGACCGGGTCGAGGCAGACGTGAAACAGCGCGTCGCCGACCGCGAGGTGTTCGCCCGTCTCGAACGGCTTTCGAATCCCGAACGGCTCATCGCGTACTCCGATGAAGGCTACGCCGTCGTCTACAAAGATGGAAGCGTCGCGGGCGAGGGAACCGTGCTCCGGGACGTCAAACCGTCTGTTGCCCTGTGCTCGATGGACGAGTACGATCCGCCAGAGATGCCAGAAGGCACTGTCCTTCCTAGACCGTCCGAGGTCCCAGAGGGAACTGGGACGCTCGGTCACCGAGTGATCCAGGTCGTTGGTGCAGTGCTGGTGTTGATGGGACTGTTCCTGCTAATTGGCGGTATGGTCGGCCTAACCGGAGAGGCCGGAGTTGTCGGCATCTTCACTGGCTTCATCTTCATCGGAATCGGGATCGTTCTTTTCGTTCTGGTTGCGAATGCCCGTCTCTCAGACCGGTTCCGATCGGAGGAGTACCGCGACCGACTGCGTGCCGTTGGTCTTTCCGATGCAGATTCGGACACAGGTTCGAACGCGGACGAACGGCCGGCAATCCTTGAGGATCTCGACGATTTCACGAAACGCGATGACGTAGACGATTCAAACGATACGCCATCATAA
- a CDS encoding ubiquinol-cytochrome c reductase iron-sulfur subunit: MADSDKYPIESGRRRFVKGVVGAASLATVGTATGVGLTSVTSSAGEGGGVTRYKALENIAGPAPRGMPQIPIEIDGSGTIKGIWPEPKEVQRGSQTITVAETDIGGVTYSTEWFQYCGVQTYAGIAPDADQENSFLSGSNTPYSWQQEQLSSGDPLKVEHFQDYKEWGNDIGKSGLGKPAMGTWRSKDTKSTIPIQVIRSTKVEEMAKNDPWLKASTAQGFIAWLDKCTHFCCVPAYKAFPGSAKFNAEDKIYCQCHQSVYDPYQIVDTTFVSLPRPSGDSGSESGSESE, from the coding sequence ATGGCAGATAGCGACAAATATCCAATCGAGTCAGGGAGACGGCGCTTTGTTAAGGGCGTCGTTGGTGCGGCATCGCTCGCAACGGTCGGGACAGCAACCGGAGTCGGACTGACGTCGGTTACCTCTTCAGCGGGAGAGGGTGGTGGTGTCACGAGATACAAGGCACTCGAGAATATTGCAGGTCCCGCTCCTCGTGGAATGCCACAGATTCCAATCGAGATCGACGGCAGCGGCACTATCAAAGGTATCTGGCCCGAGCCGAAAGAAGTCCAACGAGGATCCCAGACAATCACCGTGGCCGAAACCGATATCGGCGGTGTAACGTACTCGACTGAATGGTTCCAGTACTGTGGCGTCCAGACCTACGCAGGGATCGCACCGGACGCTGATCAGGAAAATTCCTTCCTCTCCGGATCGAACACGCCGTACAGCTGGCAGCAAGAGCAACTCTCATCCGGTGATCCGCTGAAAGTCGAGCACTTTCAGGACTACAAAGAGTGGGGCAACGACATCGGCAAAAGTGGTCTCGGCAAGCCCGCGATGGGAACGTGGCGTTCGAAGGACACGAAAAGCACAATCCCCATTCAGGTCATCCGGAGTACGAAAGTCGAGGAGATGGCCAAGAACGACCCGTGGTTGAAAGCAAGCACCGCCCAGGGCTTTATTGCGTGGTTGGATAAGTGTACACACTTCTGCTGTGTCCCGGCATACAAAGCGTTCCCAGGCAGTGCGAAATTCAACGCGGAGGACAAAATCTACTGTCAGTGTCACCAGTCGGTGTACGACCCGTATCAAATCGTGGACACAACGTTTGTGTCGCTTCCGCGTCCATCGGGTGACAGTGGCAGTGAGAGTGGCAGCGAATCAGAGTGA
- a CDS encoding cytochrome bc complex cytochrome b subunit: MTESDTGDEVRTDGTGIVAPDDETPTWSERKARAEGLSRLTYEYFERARREDQDLRTDSSYIERDVLGFPSWPHETIRNIAISVFFIGMIIFLSATMPPHIDAPADSSTTPEVILPDWYLYWSFGLLKLGPLNPELALLGGKKLMADRTYGVLANLVVVGAIAIVPFLNKGSARRPVEQPFWASIGVGGTVFAITIAALSVKNLFPEAIDPHLIFDLTFLLPFVVGCLSYAVLKTMREGYMFELNRRYYRLRPPR; this comes from the coding sequence ATGACCGAGAGCGACACAGGCGACGAGGTTCGGACAGACGGGACCGGCATCGTCGCCCCGGACGACGAAACGCCGACGTGGAGCGAGCGAAAAGCTCGCGCGGAGGGGTTGTCCCGGCTGACCTACGAGTATTTCGAACGCGCTCGTCGAGAAGACCAGGATTTGCGGACGGACTCGAGTTACATCGAGCGCGACGTGCTCGGATTTCCGTCGTGGCCGCACGAGACGATCCGAAATATCGCGATTTCGGTGTTTTTCATCGGGATGATCATCTTTCTTTCAGCGACGATGCCACCACACATCGATGCCCCTGCGGACTCATCTACCACGCCAGAAGTCATCCTGCCAGACTGGTATCTGTACTGGTCGTTCGGCCTGCTCAAGCTCGGCCCGCTCAATCCTGAGCTTGCATTGTTAGGTGGGAAGAAGCTGATGGCAGATCGGACGTACGGGGTGCTTGCAAATCTCGTCGTCGTCGGTGCCATCGCTATTGTGCCATTCCTGAACAAAGGCTCTGCGCGGCGTCCAGTCGAACAGCCGTTCTGGGCCTCCATTGGTGTGGGTGGGACCGTCTTTGCGATCACGATCGCTGCGCTTTCGGTCAAGAATCTGTTCCCAGAGGCGATCGACCCACACCTGATCTTCGATCTGACGTTCCTGCTCCCGTTCGTCGTCGGATGTCTGAGCTACGCGGTGCTCAAAACGATGCGTGAGGGATACATGTTCGAACTGAACCGTCGGTACTACCGGCTTCGCCCACCGCGATAG
- a CDS encoding type IV pilin yields the protein MDGRSRTELKQVVFEENRAVSPVIGVILMVAITVILAAVIGAFVLGIGGQQPDPPQTRLDYDFDSEGVVISHSSGDAITRANIDVVVGGSALGEGALESGGSDEKYTAGEVIYSGGVDSGDEIRIIWRNPSGDTTTTLSRTTVP from the coding sequence ATGGACGGACGATCTCGAACAGAACTGAAACAGGTGGTATTCGAGGAGAACCGGGCGGTTTCGCCGGTCATTGGTGTGATACTGATGGTTGCAATCACAGTGATACTGGCAGCAGTGATCGGGGCGTTCGTTCTCGGAATCGGTGGACAACAGCCAGATCCACCACAAACGAGACTGGATTATGACTTCGATAGCGAGGGTGTTGTGATCAGCCACAGCAGTGGCGATGCAATAACTCGGGCAAACATCGATGTCGTCGTTGGTGGCTCGGCGCTTGGAGAGGGAGCTCTCGAATCAGGAGGCTCCGACGAAAAGTACACTGCTGGTGAGGTGATCTATTCAGGGGGTGTCGACAGTGGTGACGAGATTCGGATCATTTGGCGTAATCCATCCGGTGATACGACGACGACCCTGAGCCGCACAACTGTTCCATGA
- a CDS encoding plastocyanin/azurin family copper-binding protein yields the protein MNRREFLRTAGGAAGAVTTTSAVSGAAAAQEGGGGSGPIDYGGYLDDAGGWSEGSTADMTGNNQVTIKVGPGGENVYDPVAVHVDPGTKIIWQWEGPGHNVQAEDGQFESEIKGSGTFEYTAEEEGVIPYFCQPHKSVGMKGAIAVGNVPRKSPAAAAELKPEEMGVPIQPHYVGIGAVLMMMSSLVFTFYLLKYGESAHTKGGNN from the coding sequence ATGAACAGACGGGAATTTCTCCGCACTGCTGGCGGCGCAGCGGGGGCCGTAACCACTACATCTGCGGTTTCTGGAGCCGCCGCCGCGCAAGAAGGGGGTGGTGGCTCTGGTCCGATCGATTACGGCGGCTACTTGGACGACGCCGGCGGGTGGAGCGAGGGCAGCACGGCCGACATGACTGGCAACAATCAGGTGACGATCAAAGTCGGGCCGGGTGGAGAGAACGTCTACGATCCGGTTGCGGTGCACGTTGATCCCGGGACGAAGATCATCTGGCAGTGGGAGGGCCCAGGCCACAACGTTCAGGCCGAAGACGGCCAGTTCGAAAGCGAGATCAAAGGCTCGGGCACCTTCGAGTACACCGCCGAAGAAGAAGGTGTCATCCCGTACTTCTGCCAACCACACAAGAGCGTTGGCATGAAGGGCGCGATCGCGGTCGGAAATGTCCCGCGTAAATCACCAGCTGCAGCAGCAGAACTCAAACCAGAAGAGATGGGGGTTCCGATTCAGCCCCACTACGTTGGAATCGGAGCGGTGCTGATGATGATGTCATCGCTCGTCTTCACGTTCTACCTGCTCAAATACGGTGAAAGCGCTCATACGAAAGGAGGGAACAACTAA
- a CDS encoding thioredoxin domain-containing protein, whose amino-acid sequence MPESQSKQTRRTLLRGATLALAGGLAGCTSIMDSDGSSPKSNQTSSPSGTTSTGTSMPGTATEAPSDGPEGSFPFMHSATGTTKFDVKLDQSPVMGSNDAPVDLYYWSDYLCPFCQTFAMKIHPQIAKSAIADGTLRVVFLQLPNIGENSFPAALMAKCVWRQVADDDPDLFWKWHHAVFEQQGEEGSGWADIKNLYKITEDVGIDTDAITTCIENRQDKIRKDIKAEVTVADRENIKGTPAFIFYNRKTGTSKKLAGAQPYATFKQAIQTVKNG is encoded by the coding sequence ATGCCCGAAAGCCAATCGAAACAGACGCGGCGGACACTACTTCGGGGGGCAACCCTCGCACTCGCCGGTGGCCTTGCTGGATGCACCAGCATTATGGATTCGGACGGATCGTCGCCCAAATCGAATCAGACGAGTTCACCGTCAGGTACGACATCAACCGGGACGTCCATGCCGGGAACAGCAACTGAGGCGCCATCAGACGGTCCCGAGGGATCGTTCCCATTCATGCATAGTGCGACGGGGACGACCAAGTTCGATGTGAAACTAGATCAAAGCCCAGTGATGGGTTCGAACGATGCTCCGGTGGACCTGTACTACTGGAGTGATTATCTCTGTCCATTTTGCCAAACATTTGCGATGAAGATCCATCCACAGATTGCCAAAAGTGCGATCGCTGATGGGACGCTTCGGGTGGTCTTTCTCCAACTACCAAACATCGGTGAAAACTCGTTCCCAGCGGCTCTGATGGCCAAATGCGTCTGGCGTCAGGTTGCAGACGATGACCCTGACCTATTTTGGAAGTGGCACCACGCTGTGTTTGAACAGCAAGGGGAGGAAGGGAGCGGCTGGGCGGATATCAAGAATCTCTACAAGATCACAGAGGATGTCGGTATCGATACTGACGCCATCACGACGTGTATCGAGAATCGTCAAGACAAAATCAGAAAGGACATCAAAGCCGAGGTTACCGTTGCCGACCGGGAGAACATAAAGGGAACACCCGCGTTCATCTTTTACAATCGAAAGACGGGCACATCAAAGAAGCTCGCGGGTGCACAGCCCTACGCAACGTTCAAACAAGCGATCCAAACGGTAAAGAACGGCTGA
- a CDS encoding cytochrome bc complex cytochrome b subunit, with translation MSLKPKDEHDHMAWVESKDLSPVERGYLTTLIWLDKRFRVVDYLEILENLYYKVNLQMPKSHTEQYNLDNKFWYWYPLYSLGFFSLLAYIVASVSGGLLGFYYTPGAVGATGDPSMAYEQIEFIMTQLNFGYMLRSIHRWSAQVMTAAVFLHMLRVYFTGAYKEPREVNWLIGIVLISLTMVFGYSGYLLTWDQLAFWASQIGVEMALSIPLIGEWIAQLIFGGFTPNPATLQRMYILHVFFLPFIVTALIAIHIGIVWMQGIAEPH, from the coding sequence ATGAGCTTAAAACCAAAAGACGAACACGATCATATGGCTTGGGTGGAGAGCAAGGATCTCTCTCCAGTTGAGCGGGGGTATCTCACCACGCTCATCTGGCTCGACAAGCGCTTTCGCGTTGTCGATTACCTTGAGATCTTAGAGAATCTCTACTACAAGGTCAACCTGCAGATGCCGAAAAGCCACACGGAGCAGTACAATCTTGATAACAAGTTCTGGTACTGGTATCCGTTGTATTCGCTTGGGTTTTTCTCGCTCCTCGCGTACATCGTTGCCTCCGTCAGCGGCGGACTCCTCGGGTTCTACTACACGCCCGGAGCAGTCGGTGCAACCGGTGATCCATCGATGGCCTACGAGCAGATCGAGTTCATCATGACCCAGTTGAACTTCGGGTATATGCTCAGGAGTATTCACCGGTGGTCTGCGCAGGTGATGACCGCAGCGGTCTTCCTGCACATGCTTCGGGTGTACTTCACAGGCGCGTACAAGGAACCTCGTGAAGTGAACTGGCTCATCGGAATCGTGCTCATCTCACTGACGATGGTCTTTGGATACTCGGGCTATCTCTTGACGTGGGATCAGCTGGCGTTCTGGGCGAGCCAGATCGGTGTCGAAATGGCGCTCTCGATCCCACTCATCGGGGAGTGGATCGCACAGCTCATCTTCGGCGGCTTCACACCGAACCCAGCGACACTCCAACGGATGTACATCTTACACGTGTTCTTCCTGCCGTTCATCGTGACGGCACTCATTGCGATCCACATCGGCATCGTCTGGATGCAGGGGATCGCAGAACCACACTGA
- a CDS encoding M28 family peptidase: MTDWIGRTFTSTVGWDHLEQLVDIGNRMAGSDGEHKAAIATRDALDEVGARNAHLDSFEIQGWTRGSSAVHAGGTDHESIALPRSPAESATGELIDLGYGLPEDFDVDLDGSIVMVSSTVPDWYSRFIHRREKYYRAVQSGAAGFIFENHVEGCLAPTGSVGTAEAPIGDIPAVGVSSEVSARLARQFESEQITVEVDATYDDATSQNVHAYLGPKIDENEDDEQAEEILVTSHIDAHDIAEGALDNGMGTAMVLELAAALSRREDELETRVHFVVFGAEEVGLCGSEYEADRADLDRIKAVVNNDGIARGRTVSAYTHGFDDLDDALIEIEETFDHPISKSPQQGPHSDHWPFVIKGGVPSVHLMSETGTRGRGWGHTRADTLDKLESRTLRESAILLTELIVHLSADDVTLARQSREEIIAALERENKAEGMRIIGDLA, translated from the coding sequence ATGACTGACTGGATCGGTAGAACATTTACGAGCACCGTCGGATGGGATCATCTCGAACAGCTCGTTGACATCGGAAATCGGATGGCGGGCAGTGACGGTGAACACAAAGCGGCAATCGCAACCCGTGATGCGCTCGATGAGGTGGGAGCGCGCAATGCCCACCTCGATTCGTTCGAAATTCAGGGCTGGACACGAGGATCGAGTGCTGTCCACGCGGGCGGTACCGATCACGAGAGCATCGCGCTCCCACGCAGTCCCGCAGAAAGCGCTACTGGTGAACTCATCGATCTCGGGTACGGTCTTCCAGAAGACTTCGATGTCGATCTCGACGGAAGCATCGTTATGGTTTCCAGTACCGTTCCTGACTGGTATAGCCGCTTCATCCACCGCCGTGAGAAGTACTACCGTGCGGTACAGTCGGGAGCAGCCGGGTTCATTTTCGAAAATCACGTCGAGGGATGTCTCGCACCGACGGGCAGCGTCGGGACTGCTGAGGCACCGATCGGAGACATCCCAGCGGTTGGCGTCTCCAGCGAGGTTAGTGCACGTCTCGCCAGACAGTTCGAGAGCGAACAGATCACGGTTGAGGTCGATGCGACCTACGACGATGCGACGAGCCAGAACGTCCACGCGTACCTCGGGCCAAAAATCGATGAAAACGAAGATGATGAGCAAGCTGAGGAAATCCTCGTAACCAGTCACATCGATGCACACGACATCGCAGAGGGTGCGCTGGACAACGGGATGGGGACGGCCATGGTCCTCGAACTTGCCGCTGCGCTTTCACGACGCGAGGACGAACTCGAAACCCGGGTTCATTTCGTCGTCTTCGGCGCAGAGGAGGTCGGTCTGTGCGGTTCAGAGTACGAAGCGGATCGGGCAGATCTAGACCGCATCAAAGCAGTCGTGAACAACGATGGCATCGCGCGTGGTCGAACAGTTTCTGCATACACACACGGATTCGATGATCTCGACGATGCTCTCATCGAGATCGAGGAGACGTTCGATCACCCGATATCGAAATCCCCCCAACAAGGACCACACAGCGATCACTGGCCGTTCGTGATCAAAGGCGGCGTCCCAAGCGTCCATCTCATGAGCGAAACCGGAACCCGAGGTCGTGGGTGGGGTCACACGCGCGCGGACACACTTGATAAGCTGGAATCACGAACGCTTCGAGAGAGCGCGATTCTCCTCACTGAACTCATCGTTCACCTCTCGGCTGACGATGTCACCCTCGCCCGCCAGTCCCGCGAGGAGATCATCGCTGCCCTCGAACGCGAAAACAAAGCCGAGGGTATGCGTATCATTGGAGATCTTGCGTGA
- the hpt gene encoding hypoxanthine/guanine phosphoribosyltransferase, whose protein sequence is MERLAESLRDAPIIRKGEYEYFVHPISDGVPMLEPELLREIVIGIIRKVDLDGVDKIVTPAAMGIHISTAVSLMTDIPLVVIRKRQYGLEGEVSLAQVTGYSENEMYLNDVEADDRVLLLDDVLSTGGTLHSITTALGEIGADVSDIVAVIKKVGGENKVKNHDVKTLINVDVVSGEVVIVDENGDG, encoded by the coding sequence ATGGAAAGACTGGCCGAGTCGCTTCGTGACGCACCGATCATCCGGAAGGGAGAGTATGAATATTTTGTTCATCCCATCAGCGACGGCGTCCCGATGCTAGAGCCGGAACTTCTCCGTGAGATCGTCATCGGTATCATCCGGAAAGTCGACCTCGATGGCGTCGATAAGATTGTCACTCCTGCGGCCATGGGCATTCACATCTCGACAGCGGTCTCGCTGATGACTGACATTCCGCTCGTCGTCATCCGAAAGCGCCAGTATGGTCTTGAGGGGGAGGTGTCGCTCGCACAAGTGACAGGATATTCTGAGAACGAGATGTATTTGAACGATGTCGAGGCTGACGACCGCGTGCTCTTGCTTGATGACGTTCTCTCGACGGGAGGCACACTTCACAGTATCACGACTGCACTCGGAGAAATCGGCGCAGATGTCTCAGATATTGTCGCGGTTATCAAGAAAGTCGGTGGCGAGAACAAGGTAAAAAACCACGACGTAAAGACACTCATCAACGTCGATGTCGTCTCGGGGGAGGTCGTCATTGTCGACGAAAACGGTGACGGATAG
- a CDS encoding Xaa-Pro peptidase family protein: MAPAYPQLTAFLNETETDGYLIDAAGNDSNQYYLSGFKGKSVTLYVDGEVRLLVPDLEYTRANRDSDNVHRFSEFDYGSMVIEHGQSKAGPLAIAAFLSEYGVDSVSVPASVPTGTTTMLHDQGIEVVTDYDGCVGSIRAVKSDEEIEQIAATQRATIEAMTVAAGFLERATVEAGVLQLDGDVLTSERVRHAIKTTVLEKNCEVSECIVAAGAAGARGHTAGSGPIEAGEPIIVDIAPYNTESQYYGDMTRTFVKGEPEAKIQEWYDVTHEAYEVALAMIKPGVTGEAVNEAVCDVFEREGYPTLRTDEATEDGFVHSTGHGVGLDVHEQPKLSWGGEKLQPGHVVTVEPGLYEQEVGGVRLEDLIVVTETGHTNLTDYPRELSVV, from the coding sequence ATGGCTCCCGCGTATCCACAGCTAACGGCGTTCCTCAACGAGACAGAAACCGACGGATATCTGATCGACGCTGCAGGCAATGACAGCAATCAGTACTACCTTTCGGGTTTCAAAGGTAAATCCGTCACACTGTATGTGGACGGCGAGGTTCGACTCCTTGTTCCCGATCTCGAATACACGCGAGCAAACCGTGACAGTGACAATGTCCACCGATTCTCGGAGTTCGACTACGGAAGCATGGTCATCGAGCACGGGCAATCGAAAGCCGGACCCCTTGCAATCGCGGCGTTTCTCTCTGAGTATGGGGTCGACTCGGTCTCTGTGCCAGCCTCCGTTCCGACCGGAACGACAACGATGCTGCACGATCAGGGTATCGAGGTCGTCACGGATTATGATGGCTGTGTGGGCAGTATTCGGGCGGTGAAATCCGACGAAGAGATCGAACAGATCGCGGCGACACAACGAGCAACCATCGAAGCAATGACAGTCGCAGCGGGGTTCCTCGAACGCGCAACAGTCGAAGCGGGCGTCTTGCAGCTCGATGGAGACGTGCTGACGAGCGAGCGGGTCCGCCACGCGATCAAAACGACAGTTCTCGAAAAGAACTGTGAAGTGAGTGAGTGCATCGTTGCCGCCGGTGCAGCAGGTGCTCGCGGTCACACAGCCGGATCTGGACCAATCGAAGCAGGCGAGCCGATCATCGTCGATATTGCTCCGTACAATACGGAATCGCAGTACTATGGAGACATGACCCGGACGTTCGTGAAAGGCGAACCGGAAGCGAAGATTCAGGAGTGGTACGATGTGACCCATGAGGCTTACGAGGTGGCACTAGCGATGATCAAGCCAGGTGTGACTGGTGAAGCGGTAAACGAGGCTGTCTGTGACGTCTTCGAACGCGAAGGATACCCGACGCTTCGAACCGACGAGGCCACAGAAGATGGGTTCGTTCACTCCACTGGCCACGGTGTCGGACTCGATGTCCACGAACAGCCCAAACTCAGCTGGGGTGGTGAGAAGTTACAGCCTGGGCACGTCGTCACGGTCGAACCCGGACTGTACGAACAGGAAGTCGGCGGCGTCCGCCTTGAAGATCTCATCGTCGTAACCGAAACGGGTCACACAAACCTGACCGACTACCCACGAGAGCTCAGCGTAGTATAA